A part of Saimiri boliviensis isolate mSaiBol1 chromosome 11, mSaiBol1.pri, whole genome shotgun sequence genomic DNA contains:
- the ADPRS gene encoding ADP-ribosylhydrolase ARH3 — protein MAAAVMAAAGGRGAGAARSLSRFRGCLAGALLGDCVGSFYEAHDTVDLTSVLRHVQNLEPDPDTPGSQRTEALYYTDDTAMARALVQSLLAKEAFDEVDMAHRFAQEYKKDPDRGYGAGVVTVFKKLLNPKCRDVFEPARAQFNGKGSYGNGGAMRVAGISLAYSSVQDVQKFARLSAQLTHASSLGYNGAILQALAVHLALQGESSSKHFLQQLLGHMEELEGDAQSVLDARELGMEDRPYSSRLKKIGELLDQASVTREEVVSELGNGIAAFESVPTAIYCFLRCMEPDPEIPSAFNSFQRTLIYSISLGGDTDTIATMAGAIAGAYYGMDQVPESWQQSCEGYEETDILAQSLHHVFQKSL, from the exons ATGGCGGCGGCGGTGATGGCGGCGGCGGGCGGCAGAGGGGCTGGCGCGGCCCGCTCCCTCTCGCGCTTCCGAGGCTGCCTAGCCGGCGCGCTGCTCGGGGACTGCGTGGGCTCCTTCTACGAGGCCCACGACACGGTCGACCTGACGTCAGTCCTGCGTCACGTCCAGAACCTGGAACCGGACCCCGACACGCCCGGGAGCCAGCGGACAG AAGCCTTGTACTACACAGATGACACAGCCATGGCCAGAGCCCTGGTGCAGTCCCTGCTAGCCAAGGAGGCCTTTGACGAGGTGGACATGGCTCACAG ATTTGCTCAGGAGTACAAGAAGGACCCTGACAGGGGCTATGGTGCTGGAGTAGTCACCGTCTTCAAGAAGCTCCTGAACCCCAAATGTCGCGATGTCTTTGAGCCTGCCCGGGCCCAGTTTAATGGGAAAGGCTCTTATGGCAATGGAGGTGCCATGCGGGTGGCTGGCATCTCCCTGGCCTATAGCAGTGTCCAGGATGTACAGAAG TTTGCCCGGCTCTCAGCCCAGCTGACACACGCCTCCTCCCTGGGTTACAATGGCGCCATCCTGCAGGCCCTGGCTGTGCACCTGGCCTTGCAGGGGGAGTCTTCCAGCAAGCACTTTCTCCAGCAACTCCTGGGCCACATGGAGGAGCTGGAGGGAGATGCCCAATCTGTCTTAGATGCCAGAGA ATTGGGCATGGAGGACCGTCCGTACTCCAGCCGCCTGAAGAAGATTGGAGAGCTTCTAGACCAGGCGTCGGTGACTAGAGAAGAAGTGGTGTCTGAGCTAG GGAATGGAATTGCTGCCTTCGAGTCGGTGCCCACCGCCATCTACTGCTTCCTGCGCTGCATGGAGCCAGACCCTGAGATTCCCTCTGCCTTCAATAGCTTCCAGAGGACTCTCATCTATTCCATCTCacttggtggggacacagacaccaTTGCCACCATGGCCGGGGCTATTGCTGGTGCCTACTATGGGATGGATCAGGTGCCAGAGAGCTGGCAGCAAAGCTGTGAAGGCTATGAGGAGACAGACATCCTGGCCCAGAGCCTGCACCATGTCTTCCAGAAGAGTTTATGA